From the genome of Amycolatopsis sp. NBC_01488, one region includes:
- a CDS encoding FAD-dependent oxidoreductase produces MIPGRDRRLETHPAPGGLPDAGRLGRRPRTAVVGGGIAGLTAATGLAERGVDVTVFEREAHLGGRAGGWPERLPDGTPVTMSRGFHAFFRQYYNLRALLTRTDPGLERLTAVPDYPLVDALGRTDTFAGLPQAPPFNALAFALRSPTFTPRDLLRLNGRRALPLATVSVPRVYRQLDHLDAGSFLAAINFPAAARHLAFEVFSRSFFADPAELSAAELATMFHLYFLGSAEGLLFDVPTEPFPQALWNPLADYLAGLRADVRTGTGVTEIRRAADRFQVGGEAFDAVVLACDVPGLRRVVAASPDLGSPEWRSEVADLRTAPPFVVRRLWLDRPVDPARPAFLGTGNLPPLDNISVLNRYEGEARRWVARTGGSVVELHAYVSDNASEALEGRLHQLYPETADARVLHESTLVRQDCPLFPVGGFARRPTVGTPDPALVLAGDAIRVDLPVALMERAATTGWVAANTLLTRWGLAGHPLRSVPNRGRIPLLDRFANSVACPGDRDI; encoded by the coding sequence GTGATCCCCGGCCGCGACCGCCGGCTCGAAACCCACCCGGCGCCCGGTGGCCTCCCCGACGCGGGCCGGCTCGGCCGCCGGCCCCGGACCGCCGTCGTCGGCGGCGGGATCGCCGGCCTCACCGCGGCGACGGGGCTGGCCGAACGCGGCGTCGACGTCACGGTGTTCGAACGCGAAGCCCACCTGGGCGGCCGGGCGGGTGGCTGGCCGGAGCGGCTCCCGGACGGCACCCCGGTCACGATGAGCCGCGGTTTCCACGCCTTCTTCCGCCAGTACTACAACCTGCGGGCGCTGCTGACCCGCACCGATCCCGGGCTCGAGCGGCTCACCGCGGTGCCGGACTACCCGCTCGTCGACGCGCTGGGCCGCACCGACACCTTCGCCGGGCTGCCGCAGGCCCCGCCGTTCAACGCGCTCGCGTTCGCCTTGCGCAGTCCGACGTTCACCCCGCGCGACCTGCTGCGCCTCAACGGCCGCCGCGCGCTGCCGCTGGCCACCGTCAGCGTCCCGCGCGTCTACCGCCAGCTGGACCACCTGGACGCCGGTTCGTTCCTCGCCGCGATCAACTTCCCCGCGGCGGCCCGCCACCTCGCGTTCGAAGTGTTCTCCCGCAGCTTCTTCGCCGATCCGGCCGAGCTGTCGGCCGCCGAACTCGCCACGATGTTCCACTTGTACTTCCTCGGCTCCGCCGAAGGGCTGCTCTTCGACGTCCCCACCGAGCCGTTCCCGCAGGCGCTGTGGAACCCGCTCGCCGACTACCTCGCCGGCCTGCGGGCCGACGTCCGCACCGGCACCGGCGTCACCGAGATCCGGCGTGCCGCCGACAGGTTCCAGGTCGGCGGCGAGGCGTTCGACGCCGTCGTGCTCGCTTGCGACGTGCCCGGCCTGCGCCGGGTCGTGGCCGCGTCACCGGACCTCGGCTCACCGGAGTGGCGGAGCGAGGTCGCCGACCTGCGGACCGCGCCGCCGTTCGTCGTCCGGCGCCTCTGGCTCGACCGTCCCGTCGATCCCGCGCGGCCCGCGTTCCTCGGCACCGGGAACCTGCCACCGCTGGACAACATCAGCGTCCTGAACCGCTACGAGGGCGAGGCGCGCCGGTGGGTCGCGCGCACCGGCGGATCCGTCGTCGAACTGCACGCGTACGTCTCCGACAATGCCTCAGAGGCGCTGGAAGGCCGCCTGCACCAGCTGTATCCGGAGACGGCCGACGCGCGCGTGCTGCACGAAAGCACGCTGGTGCGCCAGGACTGCCCGCTGTTCCCCGTCGGCGGGTTCGCCCGCCGCCCGACGGTCGGCACCCCCGACCCCGCGCTGGTCCTGGCGGGGGACGCGATCCGCGTCGACCTGCCGGTGGCGCTGATGGAACGCGCGGCCACCACCGGCTGGGTCGCGGCGAACACCCTGCTGACCCGGTGGGGTCTCGCCGGCCACCCCTTGCGTTCGGTCCCCAACCGCGGCCGCATCCCGCTGCTCGACCGCTTCGCGAACTCGGTCGCCTGCCCCGGAGACCGGGACATCTGA
- a CDS encoding DUF5914 domain-containing protein, translating into MSVTQRIAGRWPRRWPVQPFREPAWANQEPAYRDCAPAVIEAAGKRASVRPSGNWFVLAASREVRAGRPFGVTVGGQELVAWRGRDGEVRVGPGACPHLGAPLADARLDGGALVCRWHGLRLDGARCGTWVPVPAHDDGVLVWARLDRLGGEPPTDRPVVPARPEGPVRIDAVATVTGTCEPRDVVANRLDPWHGAWFHPYSFTRLRVLETPDEDDRFLVEVTFRLAGRFGVPVLAEFTCPEPRTVVMRIVEGEGAGSVVETHATPLGDGPDGQPRTAVIEATIAASQRRGFAVAAKLSPAIRPLMRHTATRLWRDDLAYAERRYALRSR; encoded by the coding sequence GTGAGCGTCACCCAGCGGATCGCCGGGCGATGGCCGCGGCGCTGGCCCGTCCAGCCCTTCCGCGAACCTGCGTGGGCGAACCAGGAACCGGCCTACCGGGACTGCGCGCCCGCGGTGATCGAAGCCGCGGGCAAGCGTGCGTCGGTGCGGCCGTCGGGCAACTGGTTCGTGCTCGCCGCGAGCCGCGAAGTCCGGGCCGGCCGCCCGTTCGGCGTGACCGTCGGCGGGCAGGAGCTGGTCGCGTGGCGCGGCCGCGACGGCGAGGTCCGGGTCGGCCCCGGCGCCTGCCCGCACCTCGGCGCGCCCCTCGCGGACGCCCGCCTCGACGGCGGCGCGCTGGTGTGCCGGTGGCACGGGCTGCGGCTCGACGGCGCCCGCTGCGGGACGTGGGTCCCGGTCCCGGCCCACGACGACGGCGTCCTGGTGTGGGCGCGCCTCGACCGGCTCGGCGGCGAGCCGCCCACGGACCGGCCCGTGGTGCCGGCGCGCCCGGAAGGGCCGGTCCGCATCGACGCCGTCGCCACGGTGACGGGAACGTGCGAACCCCGGGACGTCGTGGCCAACCGCCTCGACCCATGGCACGGCGCCTGGTTCCACCCTTACTCGTTCACCCGCCTGCGGGTCCTGGAGACCCCGGACGAGGACGACCGGTTCCTCGTCGAGGTGACGTTCCGGCTGGCGGGCCGCTTCGGTGTGCCGGTGCTCGCGGAGTTCACCTGCCCCGAGCCGCGGACGGTGGTGATGCGCATCGTCGAGGGCGAGGGAGCAGGAAGCGTGGTCGAGACCCACGCGACCCCGCTGGGCGACGGCCCGGACGGCCAACCCCGCACCGCGGTGATCGAGGCGACGATCGCAGCGTCGCAACGCAGAGGCTTCGCGGTGGCCGCCAAGCTGTCCCCGGCCATCCGCCCGTTGATGCGCCACACGGCAACCCGCTTGTGGCGCGACGACCTCGCGTACGCCGAGCGCCGCTACGCCCTGCGATCACGGTGA
- a CDS encoding lycopene cyclase domain-containing protein has product MIPWGYTVPAVAAVLAVVAAEVVVLRTGLLRRPAYWVTMAIVAAFQIPVDGWLTKSSAPIVRYSPAQITGWRFPWDIPVEDFLFGYALVTAVLLLWERGKSRKDSG; this is encoded by the coding sequence ATGATTCCCTGGGGCTACACGGTTCCCGCGGTCGCGGCCGTGCTCGCGGTGGTCGCGGCCGAGGTGGTCGTGCTGCGCACCGGGCTGCTGCGGCGGCCGGCCTACTGGGTCACGATGGCGATCGTCGCCGCGTTCCAGATCCCGGTCGACGGGTGGCTGACGAAGTCGTCCGCCCCGATCGTCCGGTACTCCCCCGCGCAGATCACCGGCTGGCGGTTCCCCTGGGACATCCCGGTGGAGGACTTCCTGTTCGGCTACGCCCTCGTCACCGCCGTCCTCCTGCTGTGGGAACGCGGCAAGTCCCGAAAGGACAGTGGATGA
- a CDS encoding phytoene/squalene synthase family protein → MTRRELDAAGITGTDLRAAYQRCRELNARHGRTYFLATRMLTPAQRPAVHALYGFARRLDDLVDEPEPGATPESVAEALRDAERRFLGDLGAGHSDDPVHAAVIDTVIRYAIPEPHFRAFFASMRMDLTVTGYPTRAALDEYVHGSAEVIGLQVLPVLGTVGSRADAAPRAAALGKAFQLTNFLRDVAEDLGRGRVYLPADELAAFGVDRDRLEWCARGRRIDRPVRAALTDQVARTRRVYAEAEPGIGLLHPVSRPCVATAFRLYGGILDRVEAVGCNVFAGRARVPRHRRLTAACDALVRAQWARRRHPVAVA, encoded by the coding sequence ATGACCCGCCGCGAACTCGACGCCGCCGGCATCACGGGAACCGATTTGCGCGCCGCGTACCAGCGGTGCCGGGAGCTCAACGCGCGTCACGGCCGGACCTACTTCCTCGCCACGCGCATGCTGACCCCGGCGCAGCGCCCCGCGGTGCACGCGCTCTACGGCTTCGCCCGCCGCCTGGACGACCTCGTCGACGAACCCGAACCCGGTGCCACCCCGGAGTCCGTGGCCGAGGCGCTGCGCGACGCCGAACGGCGGTTCCTCGGCGACCTCGGCGCCGGGCACAGCGACGACCCGGTGCACGCGGCCGTGATCGACACGGTGATCCGGTACGCCATCCCCGAGCCGCACTTCCGCGCGTTCTTCGCTTCGATGCGGATGGACCTGACGGTGACCGGCTACCCGACCCGGGCCGCGCTCGACGAGTACGTCCACGGCTCGGCCGAGGTCATCGGCCTGCAGGTGCTGCCCGTGCTGGGCACCGTCGGGTCCCGCGCGGACGCGGCCCCCCGAGCCGCCGCGCTCGGCAAGGCGTTCCAGCTGACGAACTTCCTGCGCGACGTCGCCGAAGACCTCGGCCGGGGCCGGGTGTACCTGCCCGCGGACGAGCTGGCCGCGTTCGGCGTCGACCGCGACCGGCTCGAGTGGTGTGCCCGCGGCCGGCGGATCGACCGGCCGGTGCGGGCGGCGCTGACCGACCAGGTGGCCCGGACCCGGCGGGTCTACGCCGAGGCGGAGCCGGGGATCGGCCTGCTGCACCCGGTGTCGCGGCCGTGCGTGGCGACCGCGTTCCGGCTCTACGGCGGCATCCTCGACCGCGTCGAAGCCGTCGGCTGCAACGTCTTCGCCGGCCGGGCGCGCGTCCCCCGGCACCGGCGGCTCACCGCGGCGTGCGACGCGCTGGTCCGCGCCCAGTGGGCCCGGCGCCGGCACCCGGTGGCGGTGGCGTGA
- a CDS encoding glycoside hydrolase family 75 protein, translating to MNTDAQAAPSADKTYTAAQVLAGVKKNSTTANKVNSKPHINTMTRSQNVNVYQVATGVYAYSSSLAVDDDGSDPDPDPDHQGQTTFQDSNGKQLAAHHVPFYVLGDDCYDRKSPCPHFFYKEHNIKGRQFALMFYKSKCIGAIFGDTQTGNNQTTSNNDSRELGEASVKSASLLGIPSSGTTGGVDNGVTVVIFSGSSWVVNGTNSTLNSNAQALVDKALNSLGASMGL from the coding sequence ATGAACACCGATGCCCAGGCCGCCCCGTCGGCCGACAAGACGTACACGGCCGCTCAGGTGCTGGCCGGTGTCAAGAAGAACAGCACGACCGCGAACAAGGTCAACTCCAAGCCGCACATCAACACCATGACGCGGTCCCAGAACGTGAACGTCTACCAGGTGGCGACGGGCGTCTACGCCTACAGTTCCAGCCTGGCCGTCGACGACGACGGCAGCGACCCCGACCCCGATCCCGACCACCAGGGCCAGACGACTTTCCAGGACAGCAACGGCAAGCAGCTGGCCGCCCACCACGTGCCGTTCTACGTGCTGGGCGACGACTGCTACGACCGCAAGTCCCCCTGCCCGCACTTCTTCTACAAGGAACACAACATCAAGGGCCGTCAGTTCGCGCTGATGTTCTACAAGAGCAAGTGCATCGGCGCCATCTTCGGCGACACGCAGACCGGGAACAACCAGACGACCTCGAACAACGACTCCCGCGAACTGGGTGAGGCGTCGGTGAAGTCGGCCTCGCTGCTCGGCATTCCCAGCAGCGGCACCACCGGCGGCGTCGACAACGGCGTGACCGTGGTGATCTTCTCGGGCTCGTCCTGGGTCGTGAACGGCACCAACTCCACCCTGAACAGCAATGCCCAGGCTCTGGTCGACAAGGCGCTGAACAGCCTCGGCGCGAGCATGGGTCTCTAG
- a CDS encoding DUF4383 domain-containing protein, protein MSTTSPARTRTPVQVAAAVVSVVFLLVGVLGFVPGVTTHYDQLSFAGHGSMAMLLGVFMVSVLHNIVHLLFGIVGLGAARTARGARLYLLAGGVVYLVLWLYGLLIDHGSDANFVPVNTADNWLHLGLGVGMIALGLLTARAGATSRAARGPGLG, encoded by the coding sequence ATGTCGACAACCAGTCCTGCCCGCACCCGGACCCCGGTGCAGGTCGCCGCCGCGGTCGTCTCGGTCGTGTTCCTGCTGGTCGGTGTGCTCGGGTTCGTCCCGGGCGTCACGACCCACTACGACCAGCTCAGCTTCGCCGGCCACGGCTCGATGGCCATGCTGCTGGGCGTGTTCATGGTTTCGGTGCTGCACAACATCGTGCACCTGCTGTTCGGGATCGTCGGCCTGGGCGCCGCGCGCACCGCTCGCGGCGCGCGGCTGTACCTCCTCGCCGGCGGCGTCGTGTACCTGGTCCTGTGGCTGTACGGGCTGCTGATCGACCACGGCAGTGACGCCAACTTCGTGCCGGTCAACACGGCGGACAACTGGCTGCACCTCGGCCTGGGCGTCGGCATGATCGCCCTCGGCCTGCTCACCGCCCGCGCGGGCGCGACCTCGCGCGCCGCCCGCGGCCCGGGTCTCGGCTAG
- a CDS encoding lycopene cyclase domain-containing protein: MGRVEYLLVLVACVVVTLPLELAGARVYRRARSLARAVLPVAAVFLVWDALAIAAGVWDFDPAFVTGLRVPFGVPLEEVLFFVVVPVCGVLTYEAVQLTGKLLRRSSPRQRVRR; encoded by the coding sequence GTGGGCCGCGTGGAGTACCTGCTCGTCCTCGTCGCGTGCGTGGTGGTGACCCTGCCGCTGGAGCTGGCCGGCGCCCGCGTCTACCGCCGGGCGCGGTCGCTGGCCCGCGCGGTGCTGCCGGTGGCGGCGGTGTTCCTGGTCTGGGACGCGCTCGCGATCGCCGCCGGCGTCTGGGACTTCGACCCGGCGTTCGTCACCGGCCTGCGTGTGCCGTTCGGGGTGCCGCTCGAGGAGGTCCTGTTCTTCGTCGTCGTGCCGGTGTGCGGGGTGCTGACCTACGAAGCCGTGCAGCTGACCGGGAAGCTGCTGCGGCGGTCGTCCCCGCGGCAGCGGGTGCGCCGATGA
- a CDS encoding class I SAM-dependent methyltransferase, giving the protein MSPLPPDGLARADVPAAFDSGAAAYDRLVGVNPGYHRHLRISAKRLGLPVRPRILDAGCGTGASTAALLAVAPGARITAIDASAEMLARARAKPWPDTVEFVHTPVEELSHVDGTFDAVFAAYLLRNLADPDAQLKRLHGLLRPGGRIAVHEYSVRDSRRARWAWNAVCGAIVIPAGRLTTGDATLYRHLRRSVLAFDGVAELGDRLTRAGFHDVRTGTMPGWQRGIAHTFLGTA; this is encoded by the coding sequence ATGAGCCCGCTGCCGCCCGACGGCCTCGCCCGCGCCGACGTCCCCGCCGCGTTCGACTCCGGCGCCGCCGCCTACGACCGGCTCGTCGGGGTCAACCCGGGCTACCACCGCCACCTGCGCATCTCCGCGAAGCGGCTCGGCCTGCCCGTGCGGCCGCGGATCCTCGACGCCGGCTGCGGCACGGGCGCGTCCACCGCCGCGCTGCTCGCCGTCGCCCCCGGCGCGCGGATCACCGCGATCGACGCGTCCGCCGAGATGCTCGCCCGGGCGCGCGCGAAACCCTGGCCGGACACCGTGGAGTTCGTCCACACCCCGGTCGAAGAACTGTCTCATGTGGACGGAACGTTCGACGCGGTCTTCGCCGCGTACTTGCTGCGCAACCTCGCCGACCCGGACGCGCAGCTGAAGCGGTTGCACGGCCTGCTGCGCCCGGGCGGCCGGATCGCGGTGCACGAGTACTCCGTCCGGGACTCCCGGCGCGCGCGGTGGGCGTGGAACGCCGTGTGCGGCGCGATCGTCATCCCGGCGGGCCGGCTCACCACCGGCGACGCCACGCTGTACCGGCACCTGCGCCGCAGCGTCCTCGCCTTCGACGGCGTCGCGGAGCTGGGCGACCGCTTGACCCGCGCCGGCTTCCACGACGTCCGCACCGGCACCATGCCCGGCTGGCAACGCGGCATCGCGCACACCTTCCTGGGCACCGCGTGA
- a CDS encoding GntR family transcriptional regulator: MSTPPPSSRVDVTYPAWDPGREIVLDPGSPEPLYFQVSQQLQHAIEDGRLPAGARLGNEVDLAANLRLSRPTIRQAIQTLVNQGLLVRRRGVGTQVVRTKVARPLRLSSLFDDLAGLGGKPESVVLANSVEEADAKVAELLEAPNLTHVRRLTRIRSTDGEPLALMNNYLPDGVIDPTDAELREKGLYQLLRSAGIRLHAAEQNIGARLATEEDAELLDEKRGAALLTMQRTTYDDTGRVVEYGWHVYRASRYAFNLSLTNGPR; encoded by the coding sequence ATGAGCACGCCGCCGCCGTCGTCCCGCGTGGACGTCACGTACCCGGCCTGGGACCCCGGCCGGGAGATCGTGCTGGATCCCGGCAGCCCCGAGCCGTTGTACTTCCAGGTCTCCCAGCAACTGCAGCACGCGATCGAGGACGGCAGGCTGCCGGCGGGCGCCCGGCTGGGCAACGAGGTCGACCTGGCGGCGAACCTGCGGCTGTCCCGGCCGACCATCCGCCAGGCGATCCAGACGCTGGTCAACCAGGGCCTGCTGGTGCGACGGCGCGGCGTCGGCACCCAGGTCGTCCGGACCAAGGTGGCGCGGCCGCTGCGGCTGAGCAGCCTGTTCGACGATCTCGCCGGGCTCGGCGGCAAACCGGAGTCGGTGGTGCTGGCCAACAGCGTCGAGGAGGCCGACGCCAAGGTGGCCGAGCTGCTGGAGGCCCCGAACCTGACGCACGTGCGGCGCCTGACGCGCATCCGCTCGACCGACGGCGAGCCGCTCGCCCTGATGAACAACTACCTGCCCGACGGCGTCATCGACCCGACGGACGCGGAACTGCGCGAGAAGGGCCTCTACCAGCTGCTGCGCTCGGCGGGGATCCGCCTGCACGCGGCGGAGCAGAACATCGGCGCCCGCCTGGCGACGGAGGAGGACGCGGAGCTGCTGGACGAGAAGCGGGGAGCGGCCCTGTTGACCATGCAGCGCACGACGTACGACGACACCGGCCGCGTGGTCGAGTACGGCTGGCACGTCTACCGCGCGTCCCGCTACGCGTTCAACCTCTCGCTGACCAACGGCCCTCGGTAG
- a CDS encoding Cgl0159 family (beta/alpha)8-fold protein has translation MTDVVRRIVAKRVHDPEAIAEAAANRVRAKSPFNDKGRTMIIAADHPARGANAVGGNPSAMADRGELLDRLCLALERPGVTGVLATVDIVDDLLLLGVLDGKTVIGSMNRTGLAGSSFEIDDRFACYDAEAIERMRFDGGKTLTRICLDDPATPAVLENTAKAVNELADRKLIAMVEPFLSVRADGRIKNDLSPDAVVKSITIAAGLGRSSAHTWLKLPVVDDMERVLASSTLPAVLLGGEVKDPDAAFAAWQRALSLPTVQGLVVGRSLLYPHDGDVAKAVDTAVGLL, from the coding sequence GTGACCGACGTGGTGCGGCGGATCGTCGCCAAGCGGGTGCACGACCCGGAAGCGATCGCCGAGGCGGCCGCGAACCGGGTGCGGGCCAAGTCGCCGTTCAACGACAAGGGCCGCACGATGATCATCGCTGCGGACCACCCCGCCCGCGGCGCGAACGCGGTCGGCGGCAACCCCTCGGCAATGGCCGACCGGGGCGAGCTGCTGGACCGGCTGTGCCTCGCGCTGGAGCGCCCCGGTGTCACCGGCGTGCTCGCGACCGTGGACATCGTCGACGACCTGCTGCTGCTCGGCGTGCTCGACGGCAAGACCGTGATCGGGTCGATGAACCGCACCGGGCTGGCCGGGTCGAGCTTCGAGATCGACGACCGGTTCGCCTGCTACGACGCCGAAGCCATCGAGCGGATGCGGTTCGACGGCGGCAAGACGCTCACCCGGATCTGCCTCGACGACCCGGCGACGCCGGCCGTCCTGGAGAACACCGCGAAGGCGGTCAACGAGCTGGCCGACCGGAAGCTGATCGCGATGGTCGAGCCGTTCCTGTCGGTCCGGGCCGACGGGCGGATCAAGAACGACCTCTCCCCCGACGCCGTCGTCAAGTCCATCACGATCGCCGCCGGGCTCGGCCGGTCGTCGGCCCACACCTGGCTCAAGCTGCCCGTGGTGGACGACATGGAGCGCGTGCTCGCGTCCTCGACGCTGCCGGCGGTCCTGCTCGGCGGCGAAGTCAAGGACCCGGACGCGGCCTTCGCGGCCTGGCAGCGGGCGTTGTCGCTGCCGACCGTGCAGGGCCTGGTCGTCGGGCGTTCGCTGCTCTACCCGCACGACGGGGACGTCGCCAAGGCCGTCGACACCGCGGTGGGGCTGCTGTGA
- a CDS encoding CoA-acylating methylmalonate-semialdehyde dehydrogenase: MNTIEHWINGTATSAGSTRTAPVYDPATGKRQADVLLAEKSDVDTAVAAAGKAFESWGNASLSQRTKVMFAFRELLVRHEDELARLISAEHGKVVDDARGEIVRGREVVEYACGIADALKGSFSDQVSHDVDVHDFRQPLGVVAGITPFNFPIMVPLWMHPVAIATGNTFVLKPSERDPSASNFVARLYAEAGLPEGVFNVVHGDKTAVDAILDHPDIAAVSFVGSTPIAKYVHERGTAAGKRVQALGGAKNHAIVLPDADLEYAANHLTAAAFGSAGQRCMAISVGVAVGAAGDRLVEILERKAREVKVGPGSDPASDMGPVVTEAARRRVESAVASGAGQGASVVVDGRGLKVEGHEEGFFVGPSLLDHVTTEMDAYREEIFGPVLAVVRAETVDEAIAIINANPYGNGTAIFTGSGEAARKFQREVKVGMIGVNVPIPVPMSYYSFGGWKDSLIGDSPVHGPEGVRFYTRAKVVTTRWPHTSASAAAFTFPTSS, translated from the coding sequence GTGAACACCATCGAACACTGGATCAACGGCACCGCCACGTCCGCGGGCTCGACCCGCACGGCGCCGGTCTACGACCCCGCCACCGGGAAGCGGCAAGCGGACGTCCTGCTCGCCGAGAAGTCCGATGTGGACACCGCGGTCGCGGCCGCGGGCAAGGCCTTCGAGTCGTGGGGCAACGCCTCGCTCTCCCAGCGGACCAAGGTGATGTTCGCCTTCCGCGAGCTGCTGGTGAGGCACGAGGACGAGCTGGCCCGGCTCATCTCCGCCGAGCACGGCAAGGTCGTCGACGACGCCCGGGGCGAGATCGTGCGCGGCCGCGAGGTCGTCGAGTACGCCTGCGGCATCGCCGACGCCCTCAAGGGCAGCTTCTCCGACCAGGTCTCCCACGACGTCGACGTGCACGACTTCCGGCAGCCGCTCGGGGTGGTCGCCGGGATCACCCCGTTCAACTTCCCGATCATGGTCCCGCTGTGGATGCACCCGGTCGCGATCGCCACCGGCAACACGTTCGTCCTCAAGCCGAGCGAGCGCGACCCGTCGGCGTCGAACTTCGTCGCGCGGCTCTACGCCGAGGCCGGCTTGCCGGAGGGCGTGTTCAACGTCGTGCACGGCGACAAGACCGCGGTCGACGCGATCCTGGACCACCCGGACATCGCGGCGGTGTCGTTCGTCGGCTCGACCCCGATCGCCAAGTACGTGCACGAGCGCGGGACCGCGGCCGGCAAGCGCGTCCAGGCCCTCGGCGGCGCGAAGAACCACGCGATCGTGCTGCCCGACGCCGACCTGGAGTACGCGGCGAACCACCTGACCGCCGCCGCGTTCGGCTCGGCCGGGCAGCGCTGCATGGCGATCTCGGTCGGCGTGGCCGTCGGGGCGGCCGGCGACCGGCTGGTCGAGATCCTCGAACGCAAGGCGCGCGAGGTGAAGGTCGGTCCCGGCAGCGACCCGGCCAGCGACATGGGCCCGGTCGTCACCGAGGCCGCCCGCCGGCGCGTGGAGAGCGCCGTCGCCAGTGGTGCCGGGCAGGGCGCGTCCGTGGTGGTCGACGGTCGCGGCCTGAAGGTCGAGGGACACGAGGAAGGCTTCTTCGTCGGGCCGTCCCTGCTGGACCACGTCACCACCGAGATGGATGCTTACCGCGAGGAGATCTTCGGCCCGGTGCTGGCGGTCGTCCGCGCGGAGACCGTGGACGAGGCGATCGCGATCATCAACGCCAACCCCTACGGCAACGGCACCGCGATCTTCACCGGCAGCGGCGAGGCGGCGCGCAAGTTCCAGCGCGAGGTCAAGGTCGGCATGATCGGCGTCAACGTGCCGATCCCGGTCCCGATGTCGTACTACTCCTTCGGCGGCTGGAAGGACTCCCTCATCGGCGAC
- a CDS encoding zinc-binding dehydrogenase: MKALCWQGVNELSVDDVRVPFADHGAFPIPEGMDDDTALFASDSVPTGWMGADLGGVQPGDTVAVWGCGAVGQMAAKAAMLLGAERVFSIDRYGYRLRMTEQHIGSETIDYSSTDVGAELRERTGGRGPDVCIEAVGMEAHSAGAHHLYDQVKQQLRLETDRPDAVREAIYACRKGGTVFVLGVFAGVVDKFPLGAVINKGLTVRGSQQHGQRYVPMLLDRMARGELPTAHLATHRLPLADGPRAYDLFKHKKDDCLRAVLHP; the protein is encoded by the coding sequence GTGAAAGCACTGTGCTGGCAAGGAGTCAACGAACTCTCCGTCGACGACGTGCGCGTCCCGTTCGCCGACCACGGTGCCTTCCCGATCCCCGAAGGCATGGACGACGACACCGCGCTGTTCGCCTCGGACTCGGTGCCCACGGGTTGGATGGGCGCCGACCTCGGTGGTGTCCAGCCGGGTGACACCGTGGCGGTCTGGGGCTGCGGTGCGGTCGGCCAGATGGCGGCGAAGGCGGCGATGCTGCTCGGCGCCGAGCGGGTGTTCTCGATCGACCGCTACGGCTACCGGCTGCGGATGACCGAGCAGCACATCGGCTCCGAGACGATCGACTACTCCAGCACCGACGTCGGCGCCGAGCTGCGCGAACGCACCGGCGGCCGCGGCCCGGACGTCTGCATCGAGGCCGTCGGCATGGAAGCCCACAGCGCCGGTGCGCACCACTTGTACGACCAGGTCAAGCAGCAGTTGCGGCTGGAGACCGACCGGCCCGACGCCGTCCGGGAAGCGATCTACGCGTGCCGCAAGGGCGGGACGGTGTTCGTCCTCGGCGTGTTCGCCGGCGTCGTGGACAAGTTCCCGCTCGGCGCGGTGATCAACAAAGGGCTGACCGTGCGTGGTTCGCAGCAGCACGGGCAGCGCTACGTCCCGATGCTGCTCGACCGGATGGCCCGCGGCGAGCTGCCCACCGCCCACCTGGCCACGCACCGCCTGCCGCTGGCCGACGGTCCGCGCGCCTACGACCTGTTCAAGCACAAGAAGGACGACTGCCTGCGCGCCGTCCTGCACCCCTGA